The window AAACTCCACTGCAAACCGAAACTTGGTTACCTATTGATTTGAGAAGTTGGTTTGTGTAGAGAATTGTTAACAACCCTTGTGAGAGAAAATGCTGAAGTGATAAGTTCAATTGCACGAGGTAACAAAAGCCTTTGACCTTTGAGTGTAAATATGAGCGTTAAATGACACTTTGAGTGATACACTAAGGGAATGACTTCCTTAAATCGAAGTCATTATTAGTATTGTTTTCCAAAATTACATTGTTTTTCTTAATGGAAGCTCACTAATCATCATAAATCACATCTCTAAGTTTAGGTTTCACATATTTTAAAATTGCCTTATTGTTTCAATCAGTAAAGTATTGACCAAATGTGATGGTTAAGGAAAGATAAAGGATACTTTAGACAAATGGTCATATAGTAATTAAGAATATTAAATACTTTTATTAAAGGGTATGCTAGAACCTTAAAAAAAGAAGATAATATGAACTACGACGGCCCGTTCTTTCATTAGACAGATACGTTGAAGGATCaactgaaacttggtttcttatTCCCTTTCCTTTCTTGAATTTCTGAGTATACGTCAACCACTTTTAAGTAACAAGCTTTGGCAAGTTGAAAGACCTCTCACTTCACCATCTCACAATTGAATAACAACGTTCCCCGAATAAAATTAAACCaggaatttaaaaataaaaaaagaattaaCAGTTCCACAAGAttaggaaggaaaagaagataataGTTCTTCAATGTTTGATGTGGTTGGAGCTAAAAGGTCGTCCCCAATAAGCGGGCTTGTTTCTTGATCCCAAATTATATAGCTTGGATAAAATTGTTGCGTTTCCACGCCCCATTCATTTAGTTGATTTCTTCCCATCAGCCCTGACACGTCTAACATGTTGTTAGTACGACAAGCTGAAGGTATTCCCATTTGTGGATCCATGCTCTCTATCAATGGAGGCAAATAATTTGAATTCGTTTGAGCTTCATGGTTTTGTTGTTCATGAGTTTGCCCGAATTCGGAGTACAAAGACAATGTGTCTTGGAACAACGAGCTGGTACTAGTAGTGTCGAAAACGAATGAATTTGGTGAATAACATAGGGATTCTTGTAGGACTTGGGGCTTTGTTCCAAAATCTTGACTACTGAAGATTTGGTGCTGCTGATTTGTTATGTTATAAGCAAATTGGGACTGGTTCTTATCACAGGAAGTAGTTGTCTTTGTTGAATGTGGAGAAGGCTTTTTTAACTTCTTTTTTATCCAAgaattccaataattttttatCTCATTATCTGTCCTTCCAGGTAAGTGACTTGCTATATGAGCCCATCTGCAATTAGTCCACGTTAAAAAACTGAAATATGAGAAAGGATAGAaagtaaaaaggaaaaagaatgtAATTCTTTTAAGTATACTATTTAATTACCGGACTTGCAATGAGTTCAGTATAATCCAACTTTCCTATAACAACCGCGTTTATTTAGATATTTTTTGATTGCTATAGTAAAGTGCTGTTatagaaaacatatattataacataacatgaacaATTGGTTCCAAAGAAAATTTGGCCGTTATACtcccttcgtttcaatttatgtgaacccatttgactgggcacagagtttaagaaaagagagaagacttttgaacttgttgtgtaaaatgaggcaaatatattttgtgtgactataaatcattgcataaatgtAAATCGTTTCCAAATAAGTAAattggtcattctttttggcacggactaaaaaggaaatagattcacataaattgaaacggaggaagtaGTAATTAAAATGCTGTTATAAAGGATATAGAGAGGACTGACGGTGtaattccaaaaaaaataaaaaatgaagagCAACAGTAGCTGTTTAATTTAGTATTAAAATCAACACGAAAGCATATGATCAAATTTCCTTAACGTCTTCGAAAAGAGATTAGTAAGCTGACAATGCCTCCTGTAGAAACTACTTTGATAATGAAATTGTCTGGACTAGTTTTGTGTGAGCTATACGCTATCGATAATAAGTTACGTGATATCTTAGATATATTGAGACTTGCTTAGAAAGTGAAACCGAAATTAGAAATGGGAAAAAGAAACGTTGAAGGGTATTGCTAGCTTCATGTTGCTTGGAAATGAATATACTTGGAATTCATTTTTGCATATGCATACCAAAAGTTTCTTTCAAAATATTGACGACTAAAATTATAATTATGCATTTGGCTGTCCaacgaagaagaagatgaaaatatTGGCTAGCATAGCACATGATACCGAGCTATCCTACAAATATTTAGAGTTTTACACTCTTTTGTATTCTTACATTCTTTTGGAATCAACCAGTTATACTTGCATTACAtcacacatcacaccccttgggtgCAACTCTACGTAAACGCGGAATATTTCGTGCATCGGACTGTCCTTTTAATTCGGGGTCAGCAGGTAGAAGGATCCCTTTTCATCTTAGGAACATAAGgaaatgcatatatatatatatatatatatatatatatatatatatatatatatatatatatcgaatatggCTTGACGGAGGATTCAAGAATAGGGTAGGGTCCTGTCTTAAGATTCAGATAAAGCGAATTCACACTTTTATACATG is drawn from Nicotiana tomentosiformis chromosome 12, ASM39032v3, whole genome shotgun sequence and contains these coding sequences:
- the LOC104101453 gene encoding transcription repressor MYB6-like — encoded protein: MGQHTCCNQQKVKRGLWSPEEDEKLITYITTHSYGCWSEVPDKAGVQRCGKSCRLRWINYLRPDIRRGRFTPDEEKLIIDLHAAVGNRWAHIASHLPGRTDNEIKNYWNSWIKKKLKKPSPHSTKTTTSCDKNQSQFAYNITNQQHQIFSSQDFGTKPQVLQESLCYSPNSFVFDTTSTSSLFQDTLSLYSEFGQTHEQQNHEAQTNSNYLPPLIESMDPQMGIPSACRTNNMLDVSGLMGRNQLNEWGVETQQFYPSYIIWDQETSPLIGDDLLAPTTSNIEELLSSFPS